A window of Streptomyces marispadix contains these coding sequences:
- the cobO gene encoding cob(I)yrinic acid a,c-diamide adenosyltransferase, protein MPKGQPSSVPDDGLTTRQRRNRPLLAVHTGPGKGKSTAAFGLALRAWNQGWPIGVFQFVKSAKWKVGEERALRVLGASGEGGAVDWHKMGEGWSWIQRDGEMSSEEAAREGWEQVKRDLAAETYRLYVLDEFAYPMHWGWVDVGEVVSVLRDRPGTQHVVVTGRHAPRELIDAADLVTEMSKVKHPMDTGQKGQRGIEW, encoded by the coding sequence GTGCCGAAGGGACAGCCCAGCTCCGTACCGGACGACGGGCTCACCACACGTCAGCGCCGCAACCGGCCGCTTCTCGCGGTGCACACGGGCCCCGGCAAGGGCAAGTCGACGGCCGCTTTCGGGCTCGCGCTGCGGGCCTGGAACCAGGGGTGGCCGATCGGGGTGTTCCAGTTCGTGAAGTCGGCCAAGTGGAAGGTCGGCGAGGAGCGTGCGCTTCGGGTGCTGGGCGCGAGCGGCGAGGGCGGCGCCGTCGACTGGCACAAGATGGGCGAGGGCTGGTCCTGGATCCAGCGCGACGGCGAGATGAGCAGCGAGGAGGCCGCCCGCGAGGGCTGGGAGCAGGTCAAGCGGGACCTGGCCGCCGAGACGTACCGCCTTTACGTGCTCGACGAGTTCGCTTACCCGATGCACTGGGGCTGGGTCGACGTCGGCGAGGTCGTGTCGGTGCTGAGGGACCGTCCCGGCACCCAGCACGTGGTCGTCACCGGACGCCACGCTCCGCGTGAACTGATCGACGCGGCCGATCTGGTCACCGAGATGTCCAAGGTGAAGCACCCCATGGACACGGGCCAGAAGGGCCAGCGGGGCATCGAGTGGTGA
- a CDS encoding cobyrinate a,c-diamide synthase, whose product MSERCVNPPRLVVAAPSSGSGKTTVATGLMAAFTEAGLTVSPHKTGPDYIDPGYHALATGRPGRNLDAYLCGPELVAPLFAHAAAGTQLAVVEGVMGLYDGAGGAGELASTAQVAKLLRAPVVLVVDASSQSRSVAALVHGFASWDPEVRVAGVVLNKVASDRHEALLREALDGCGVPVLGALRRDADCDAPSRHLGLVPAAERRAEAVESVAALAARVRAGCDLEALLALARSAPPLPVTPWEPAAEVRAADGRSVPAAAPGARPRIAVAGGPAFTFSYAEHAELLHAAGAETVTFDPLHDEALPEGTRGLVIGGGFPEVYGPQLSANKALRADVRRLVLDGGPVAAECAGLLYLSRELDGEEMCAVLDGSARMTERLTLGYREAVAVDDSVLAPAGLRVRGHEFHRTAVTPATGGEPAWGVVRPERRREGFVGGPFGNVHASYLHVHWASAPVMARRFVERCVPCQD is encoded by the coding sequence ATGAGCGAGCGCTGCGTGAACCCTCCGCGTCTCGTCGTCGCGGCTCCGTCCTCCGGCAGCGGCAAGACGACGGTGGCGACGGGGCTGATGGCCGCCTTCACCGAGGCGGGCCTGACCGTCTCACCGCACAAGACCGGTCCCGACTACATCGATCCGGGCTATCACGCCCTGGCCACGGGCCGTCCGGGACGCAACCTCGACGCGTATCTGTGCGGTCCCGAGCTGGTCGCCCCGCTGTTCGCGCATGCCGCCGCCGGTACCCAACTGGCCGTCGTAGAGGGCGTGATGGGCCTGTACGACGGCGCCGGCGGCGCCGGTGAGCTGGCCTCGACGGCGCAGGTGGCGAAGCTGCTGAGGGCGCCGGTGGTGCTGGTAGTGGACGCCTCGTCGCAGTCGCGTTCGGTCGCGGCGCTGGTGCACGGCTTCGCGTCGTGGGACCCGGAGGTGCGGGTGGCGGGGGTGGTGCTCAACAAGGTCGCCTCCGACCGTCACGAGGCCCTGCTGCGGGAGGCGCTGGACGGCTGCGGTGTGCCGGTGCTCGGCGCGCTGCGCCGCGACGCGGACTGCGACGCCCCGTCCCGCCATCTCGGTCTGGTGCCGGCGGCCGAACGCCGCGCGGAGGCCGTGGAATCGGTGGCCGCGCTGGCCGCCCGTGTGCGTGCGGGCTGCGACCTGGAGGCGCTGCTGGCGCTGGCGCGCAGCGCTCCCCCGCTGCCGGTGACTCCCTGGGAACCGGCGGCCGAAGTGCGTGCGGCGGACGGTCGGTCCGTCCCTGCGGCCGCACCCGGGGCACGTCCGCGCATAGCGGTCGCGGGCGGTCCCGCCTTCACCTTCTCCTACGCCGAGCACGCCGAACTGCTGCACGCCGCGGGCGCCGAGACCGTCACCTTCGATCCGCTGCACGACGAGGCGCTGCCCGAGGGCACACGAGGTCTCGTCATCGGCGGCGGCTTCCCCGAGGTGTACGGGCCGCAGTTGTCGGCGAACAAGGCGCTGCGGGCCGACGTACGGCGGCTGGTCCTCGACGGCGGCCCGGTGGCGGCCGAGTGCGCGGGGCTGCTGTATCTCTCGCGCGAACTGGACGGCGAGGAGATGTGCGCCGTACTCGACGGCTCGGCACGGATGACGGAGCGGCTCACGCTCGGCTACCGCGAGGCCGTGGCCGTCGACGACAGCGTCCTGGCGCCCGCCGGACTGCGGGTGCGGGGGCATGAGTTCCACCGCACCGCCGTCACGCCGGCCACCGGCGGCGAGCCCGCGTGGGGCGTCGTACGGCCCGAGCGGCGCAGGGAGGGCTTCGTGGGCGGCCCCTTCGGCAACGTCCACGCCTCGTATCTGCATGTGCACTGGGCCTCCGCTCCCGTGATGGCCCGCCGGTTCGTGGAGAGGTGTGTCCCGTGCCAAGACTGA
- the cobI gene encoding precorrin-2 C(20)-methyltransferase produces the protein MPRLTGVGVGPGDPELVTVKGVNALRDAGVVVVPVMEDGGTGRAEATVLHYVDASKVVRVVFALNEHSDRARREAAWDAAGARVARLLGAHGSVAFATIGDPNVYSTFGYLAQTVRQSVPGVAVETVPGVTAMQDLAARSGAILTEGTEPLTLVPVTAGIAVLRRALEGPGTVVAYKFGRLAAEVAEVLRETGRIDGAVWGSSLGLPGESIRHADEAAPQGGEPEEGERLPYLSTLIAPARRDARGGKL, from the coding sequence GTGCCAAGACTGACCGGAGTGGGCGTCGGCCCCGGCGATCCGGAGCTGGTGACCGTGAAGGGCGTGAACGCCCTGCGCGACGCCGGTGTCGTGGTCGTACCGGTGATGGAGGACGGCGGCACCGGCCGAGCGGAGGCGACGGTGCTGCACTACGTCGACGCGTCGAAGGTCGTACGGGTCGTCTTCGCGCTGAACGAGCACAGCGACCGGGCACGGCGGGAGGCCGCCTGGGACGCGGCAGGCGCACGCGTGGCCCGGCTGCTGGGCGCACACGGCTCGGTGGCCTTCGCGACCATCGGAGACCCCAACGTCTACTCCACGTTCGGCTATCTCGCGCAGACCGTGCGCCAGTCGGTGCCGGGGGTGGCGGTGGAGACGGTTCCCGGCGTCACCGCCATGCAGGACCTCGCGGCCCGCAGCGGAGCGATCCTCACGGAGGGCACGGAACCGCTGACGCTGGTGCCGGTGACGGCGGGAATCGCCGTGCTGCGGCGGGCACTTGAGGGCCCGGGGACCGTCGTGGCGTACAAGTTCGGGCGGCTGGCCGCCGAGGTCGCGGAGGTGCTGCGGGAGACGGGCCGCATCGACGGCGCGGTGTGGGGCTCCTCGCTGGGGCTGCCCGGCGAATCGATCCGGCACGCCGACGAGGCCGCCCCGCAGGGCGGCGAACCGGAGGAGGGCGAGCGGCTGCCGTATCTGTCGACGCTGATCGCCCCAGCCCGGCGGGATGCACGAGGAGGCAAGCTGTGA
- the cobM gene encoding precorrin-4 C(11)-methyltransferase, translated as MPETGGGGADADRAKVTIVGAGPGAADLLTFRAARAIAEADVVIWAASLVQEAVLEHARPGAEILDSASMSLEDVVAVYERARRQGLKVARIHSGDPALWGGTQEQADRCADLGIPVEIVPGVASFSAVAALAGRELTVPEVAQSVILTRLGGGKTPMPPGEEVREFARHGTTMALFLSAARSGQLRDELLDGGYPEDTPVVVAYQATWPEELLLRCTVGTLEETVKEHKLWKHTLFLVGPALSASGTRSHLYHPGHFHGFRRADPEARRALRAAARTARTAAGG; from the coding sequence ATGCCCGAGACGGGCGGCGGCGGGGCGGACGCCGACCGCGCCAAGGTGACGATCGTCGGCGCCGGTCCGGGCGCCGCGGATCTGCTCACCTTCCGCGCGGCACGCGCCATCGCGGAGGCGGACGTCGTCATCTGGGCGGCGAGCCTCGTACAGGAGGCGGTGCTCGAACACGCCCGCCCCGGCGCGGAGATCCTCGACTCGGCTTCGATGTCGCTGGAGGACGTCGTCGCCGTCTACGAGCGTGCCCGGCGGCAGGGCCTGAAGGTGGCCAGAATCCACTCCGGCGACCCGGCGCTGTGGGGCGGCACTCAGGAACAGGCCGACAGATGCGCCGACTTGGGCATCCCGGTGGAGATCGTGCCGGGCGTGGCGTCGTTCTCGGCGGTGGCCGCGCTCGCGGGCCGGGAGCTGACGGTGCCGGAGGTCGCGCAGTCGGTGATCCTCACACGGCTGGGCGGCGGCAAGACGCCGATGCCGCCGGGCGAGGAGGTACGGGAGTTCGCACGGCACGGCACGACGATGGCGCTGTTCCTCTCGGCGGCGCGTTCGGGGCAGTTGCGCGACGAACTCCTCGACGGCGGCTACCCGGAGGACACGCCCGTCGTGGTCGCCTACCAGGCGACCTGGCCGGAGGAGCTGCTGCTGCGCTGCACGGTCGGCACGCTGGAGGAGACCGTCAAGGAGCACAAGCTCTGGAAGCACACGCTCTTCCTGGTGGGTCCGGCGCTGTCCGCCTCGGGCACGCGCTCGCATCTGTACCACCCGGGGCACTTCCACGGTTTCCGGCGTGCGGACCCGGAGGCGCGGCGCGCGCTGCGTGCGGCGGCCCGTACGGCCCGGACGGCTGCGGGCGGCTGA
- a CDS encoding cobalt-precorrin-5B (C(1))-methyltransferase, translating to MTTGHGSAGGEQPETPETPGAPARERPGVRGVPGSGASNAGGPKSGAPGAGREGSGPSGPGPSGSGSEGTGSEGPELREPGLPRTAKARPKALRTGWTTGTCASAAARAAALHLATGRPQPWVEVALPSGRRVTFAVERSAELRRGRTEAVVVKDAGDDPDVTHGSHLTATVSWREGAPGLALHGGVGVGVVTRPGLGLEVGGPAINPVPRRMIGQAVGEVIDLGTHGVDVTVSVPDGEVRARKTTNAKLGILGGISILGTTGIVRPFSTASWRASVEQAVSVAAAQGVPAVVLCTGGRTEKGAMELLPQLASVSFVEVGDFTGAALRRAVEGGVPHVVFIGMAGKLTKLASGVLMTHYTRSKVDTALLAEITRTGGGTASLVERVAHANTARHAYELWESAGLLESAGSELCRRVARVMARFTDDAVTAEAGMVDFTGRTLVASSRLPDGGGLLP from the coding sequence ATGACCACCGGTCACGGCTCCGCCGGCGGCGAGCAGCCGGAGACGCCCGAGACGCCCGGAGCGCCCGCGCGGGAGCGGCCGGGCGTCCGAGGCGTGCCCGGCTCGGGCGCGTCGAATGCCGGGGGGCCCAAGTCCGGTGCGCCTGGGGCCGGTCGGGAGGGCTCGGGTCCGTCGGGGCCCGGCCCCTCGGGGTCCGGTTCGGAGGGCACCGGTTCGGAGGGTCCGGAGCTGCGTGAGCCCGGTCTTCCCCGTACGGCCAAGGCCCGCCCCAAGGCGCTGCGTACCGGCTGGACCACGGGCACTTGCGCCTCCGCCGCCGCACGCGCCGCCGCGCTCCATCTGGCTACGGGACGCCCCCAGCCATGGGTGGAGGTGGCGCTGCCTTCGGGGCGGCGGGTGACGTTCGCGGTGGAGCGTTCCGCCGAGCTGAGGCGGGGACGTACGGAGGCGGTGGTGGTCAAGGACGCGGGCGACGACCCCGACGTGACACACGGTTCGCATCTGACGGCCACGGTGAGCTGGCGCGAGGGCGCGCCGGGTCTGGCACTGCACGGCGGAGTCGGCGTCGGCGTCGTCACAAGACCAGGGCTGGGGCTGGAAGTCGGCGGCCCGGCCATCAACCCGGTGCCGCGTCGCATGATCGGCCAGGCGGTCGGCGAGGTCATCGACCTGGGCACGCACGGCGTGGATGTGACGGTCAGCGTGCCGGACGGCGAGGTGCGTGCCCGTAAGACCACCAACGCCAAGTTGGGGATTCTGGGCGGCATTTCGATCCTGGGCACGACGGGGATCGTCAGGCCCTTCTCCACCGCCTCGTGGCGCGCGAGCGTCGAGCAGGCCGTCTCGGTGGCGGCGGCGCAGGGCGTGCCCGCGGTCGTGCTGTGCACCGGAGGCCGCACGGAGAAGGGCGCGATGGAACTGCTGCCGCAACTGGCGTCCGTGAGCTTCGTGGAGGTCGGCGACTTCACGGGCGCGGCACTGCGGCGGGCGGTCGAGGGCGGCGTGCCGCATGTGGTCTTCATCGGCATGGCGGGGAAGTTGACGAAGCTGGCGTCGGGGGTGCTGATGACGCACTACACCCGCTCGAAGGTCGATACGGCCCTGCTCGCGGAGATCACCCGTACCGGCGGAGGCACGGCTTCCCTCGTGGAGCGGGTCGCCCATGCGAACACCGCACGCCACGCCTACGAACTCTGGGAGTCCGCCGGTCTGCTGGAGAGCGCCGGCAGCGAACTGTGCCGCCGCGTCGCGCGGGTGATGGCCCGCTTCACCGACGACGCGGTGACGGCGGAGGCGGGAATGGTCGACTTCACCGGACGCACCCTGGTCGCCTCGTCCCGACTGCCGGACGGCGGGGGGCTGTTGCCGTGA
- the cbiE gene encoding precorrin-6y C5,15-methyltransferase (decarboxylating) subunit CbiE, with product MITVMGTGTSTGAGSAGAVPAAHGEDRSRARALAEATLVVGARRHLDAAPLPPGAERIVLGPLAPALDAIAAHLGGARSHSGTGEDAPARVVVLASGDPGFFGIVRALAERFGASALRVLPSVPSVGLAFARAGLSWDDAAVVSAHGRDPRTAVNLCRSHPKTAVLTGPACGPAELGAALAGTGIPRTLVVATSLGTEDERVERLSPAEAAARAWPDPVSVVLCLDPARTVPSAQRALAGGRTPRSRWALPEEEFAHRDSMVTKYEVRALALARLAPGPGDLIWDVGAGSGSVAVECALLGAAAVAVEQAADGVERVRANAAAHGVDLQTVHGGAPGVLDGLPDPDAVFVGGGGRDLAGIVAACAARARRSVVVTLAALDRVPEVRAALSGAGLVTDGVLLNSSRLSPLPGDVMRLAATNPVFVLWGTVPHAGPATAESTHGSAPGGNPGSTPANTPENNDTSEGAAP from the coding sequence GTGATCACGGTCATGGGAACGGGTACGAGTACGGGCGCCGGGTCTGCCGGTGCGGTACCGGCCGCACACGGGGAGGACCGGTCACGCGCACGTGCGCTGGCGGAGGCCACGCTTGTCGTGGGCGCCCGGCGGCATCTGGATGCGGCCCCGCTGCCACCCGGTGCGGAACGCATCGTCCTGGGCCCGCTCGCCCCGGCTCTCGACGCGATCGCGGCACACCTCGGCGGGGCGCGTTCCCACTCGGGGACCGGCGAGGACGCGCCCGCCCGTGTCGTCGTGCTCGCCTCCGGCGACCCCGGCTTCTTCGGGATCGTGCGGGCCCTCGCCGAACGGTTCGGCGCTTCCGCCCTGCGTGTGCTGCCGTCCGTACCGTCCGTCGGGCTCGCCTTCGCCCGCGCGGGCCTGTCCTGGGACGACGCGGCCGTCGTCAGCGCACACGGCCGCGACCCGCGCACCGCAGTCAATCTCTGCCGCTCGCACCCGAAGACCGCCGTACTGACCGGACCGGCCTGCGGCCCGGCCGAGTTGGGGGCCGCGCTCGCCGGTACGGGCATCCCACGGACCCTCGTGGTGGCGACGTCGCTGGGCACGGAGGACGAACGCGTGGAGCGCCTCTCCCCCGCCGAGGCCGCGGCACGCGCCTGGCCGGACCCGGTCAGCGTCGTCCTCTGCCTCGACCCCGCACGCACGGTCCCGTCCGCTCAGCGCGCACTGGCCGGGGGCCGTACACCACGTTCCCGATGGGCCCTGCCGGAGGAGGAGTTCGCACACCGCGACTCCATGGTCACCAAGTACGAGGTACGGGCGCTCGCCCTCGCGCGGCTGGCGCCCGGACCCGGCGATCTGATCTGGGACGTCGGCGCGGGCAGCGGGTCCGTCGCCGTCGAGTGCGCCCTTCTCGGTGCGGCGGCCGTCGCCGTGGAGCAGGCCGCCGACGGTGTGGAACGCGTTCGCGCGAACGCCGCCGCACACGGCGTCGACCTACAGACCGTGCACGGCGGTGCCCCCGGGGTGCTCGACGGCCTTCCCGACCCGGACGCCGTCTTCGTCGGCGGCGGCGGGCGTGATCTCGCCGGGATCGTCGCGGCCTGCGCCGCCCGTGCGCGCCGCAGCGTGGTCGTCACCCTGGCCGCACTCGACCGGGTGCCGGAGGTACGGGCAGCGCTGTCCGGTGCCGGACTCGTCACCGACGGCGTGCTGCTGAACTCCTCACGGCTCTCGCCGCTTCCCGGCGACGTCATGAGGCTCGCCGCGACCAATCCGGTCTTCGTGCTGTGGGGCACCGTGCCGCACGCCGGGCCCGCCACAGCGGAAAGCACCCACGGCAGCGCTCCCGGCGGCAACCCTGGCAGCACCCCGGCCAACACCCCCGAAAACAACGACACTTCAGAAGGAGCCGCACCGTGA
- the cobJ gene encoding precorrin-3B C(17)-methyltransferase: MIGLISATAAGASARDRLNAAWPDRTRVYETRVHEDMTVREAVARAFRECDAVVCFLAAGAVVRLLAPLLSGKSTDPGVVCVDEAQQHAVALLGGHEGGANDLARAVAEALPGCEPVITTATDAAGVPGLDSLGWPVEGAVPSVTRAILDGTRVALRATAQWPLPAFPGHVVPLPSPRETADGDGDGDGDGRGSAPDGERDESRTANASLNSGPTPTLWVTDEILPLGPDEAVLRPPSLTVGVGASRGVSGDEVVELIERTLDEAGLSVRSVTELATVDAKAGEPGLLTAADRLDLPLRTYSADVLADVEVPNPSEAPRAAVGTPSVAEAAALTAAGPDGRLIVPKSKSVPLDGTPAMATAAVARRRPRGRLALVGLGPGARDLLTPRARDELRRASVLVGLDQYVEQIRDLLRPGTRVLESGLGSEEERARTAVAEARAGRAVALVGSGDAGVYAMASPALAEAGGDIDVVGVPGVTAALAAAAVLGAPLGHDHVSISLSDLHTPWEVIERRVRAAAESDTVVTFYNPRSRGRHWQLPKALGILSEHRSPGTPVGVVRNASRRDEQATLTTLGALDPSVVDMMTVVTVGNTATRTVAGRMVTPRGYRWQS; the protein is encoded by the coding sequence GTGATCGGCCTGATCTCCGCCACCGCGGCCGGCGCGTCCGCACGCGACCGGCTGAACGCGGCGTGGCCGGACCGTACCCGCGTCTACGAGACCCGCGTCCACGAGGACATGACGGTGCGCGAGGCCGTCGCACGTGCCTTCCGTGAGTGCGACGCGGTGGTGTGCTTCCTCGCCGCGGGTGCCGTCGTACGGCTGCTCGCGCCGCTGCTCTCCGGCAAGAGCACCGATCCGGGGGTGGTGTGCGTGGACGAGGCGCAGCAGCACGCGGTGGCGCTGCTCGGCGGCCATGAGGGCGGCGCCAACGACCTGGCGAGAGCGGTGGCGGAGGCCCTGCCCGGCTGCGAACCCGTGATCACCACCGCGACCGACGCGGCGGGAGTGCCCGGTCTGGACTCGCTCGGCTGGCCCGTCGAGGGCGCCGTGCCGTCCGTCACCCGCGCCATCCTCGACGGCACGAGGGTGGCGCTGCGGGCCACCGCACAGTGGCCGCTGCCCGCCTTCCCCGGCCACGTGGTGCCGTTGCCGTCCCCACGGGAGACGGCGGACGGGGACGGGGACGGGGACGGGGACGGCCGGGGGAGCGCGCCGGACGGCGAGCGCGACGAGTCCCGTACCGCGAACGCGTCCCTCAACTCCGGTCCCACGCCCACACTTTGGGTGACGGACGAGATCCTTCCGCTCGGACCGGACGAGGCCGTGCTCCGCCCGCCGTCGCTGACGGTCGGGGTCGGAGCCAGCCGGGGGGTCAGCGGCGACGAGGTCGTCGAACTCATCGAGCGGACGCTCGACGAGGCGGGGCTCTCGGTGCGTTCCGTGACGGAGCTGGCGACGGTCGACGCCAAGGCGGGCGAGCCCGGTCTGCTCACCGCCGCCGACCGGCTGGACCTGCCGCTGCGCACCTACAGCGCCGACGTCCTCGCCGACGTCGAGGTGCCGAACCCGTCCGAAGCGCCGCGTGCCGCTGTCGGCACACCGTCCGTCGCGGAGGCCGCGGCCCTCACCGCGGCGGGTCCGGACGGGCGGCTGATCGTCCCCAAGTCCAAGTCCGTGCCGCTGGACGGCACTCCGGCGATGGCGACGGCCGCCGTGGCACGCCGCCGCCCACGCGGCAGGCTCGCGCTGGTCGGTCTCGGACCGGGCGCCCGCGACCTGCTGACGCCGCGCGCCCGTGACGAACTGCGCCGTGCCTCGGTGCTGGTGGGCCTCGACCAGTACGTGGAGCAGATCCGGGACCTGCTGCGCCCCGGCACCCGGGTCCTCGAATCCGGCCTGGGCAGCGAGGAGGAGCGCGCCCGTACGGCCGTGGCAGAGGCACGTGCGGGACGGGCGGTGGCCCTCGTGGGCAGCGGCGACGCGGGCGTCTATGCCATGGCCTCGCCCGCGCTCGCCGAAGCGGGCGGGGACATCGACGTGGTGGGGGTCCCCGGTGTCACGGCGGCGCTGGCGGCGGCGGCCGTGCTCGGCGCCCCGCTCGGCCACGACCATGTCTCGATCAGCCTCTCCGATCTGCACACGCCGTGGGAGGTGATCGAGCGGCGGGTGAGGGCCGCGGCGGAGTCCGACACCGTGGTCACGTTCTACAACCCCCGTTCGCGGGGCCGCCATTGGCAGCTTCCCAAGGCGCTGGGCATCCTCTCCGAGCACCGCTCGCCCGGCACTCCCGTCGGTGTCGTACGGAACGCGAGCCGACGCGACGAGCAGGCCACGCTCACGACGCTGGGCGCCCTCGATCCCTCGGTGGTGGACATGATGACGGTGGTGACCGTCGGCAATACGGCGACCAGGACGGTGGCCGGGCGGATGGTCACGCCGCGGGGCTACAGGTGGCAGTCATGA
- a CDS encoding 4Fe-4S binding protein — protein sequence MSVGDRPGAGSATAAGGGTATAVPSCAAPSQIPDAVAPFHVSGRCAGCGACLLTCPQRAIRPSGGTLLIRADLCDGCGECVEVCPVDAIDEVAVPGRNPGPAPGGCPGPAAPGGDPDPGSPRGGLR from the coding sequence ATGAGCGTCGGCGACCGGCCGGGGGCGGGCTCCGCCACTGCGGCCGGGGGCGGCACCGCGACCGCCGTCCCCTCGTGCGCCGCCCCGTCCCAAATCCCGGACGCTGTCGCCCCGTTCCACGTCTCCGGCCGCTGTGCCGGCTGCGGCGCATGTCTGCTGACCTGCCCGCAGCGTGCGATACGGCCGTCGGGCGGGACGCTGCTGATACGTGCCGATCTGTGCGACGGGTGCGGCGAGTGCGTGGAGGTGTGCCCCGTCGACGCGATAGACGAAGTGGCGGTCCCGGGCCGGAACCCGGGCCCCGCTCCAGGCGGCTGCCCCGGCCCGGCGGCCCCCGGCGGGGACCCTGACCCCGGCAGCCCCAGAGGAGGTCTTCGATGA
- a CDS encoding precorrin-8X methylmutase — MNGRSPVTPVPDARRAVHPIEQESYRILRSRLDTSALPPLTRAVVERVVHSSADLGYADDLVTDEEQLRAAHAALHRPAAPAPVVADVEMVASGITRREAVCRLGDAKSSAELTRSAHAVRLAYEEVGPGAVWVVGCAPTALFELIGLGVSPALVIGMPVGFVGAAESKAALRASGLPAVSNISEKGGSAVAAAALNALLYAGSTPGVEGRAGEDPAPYDQFSKEKL; from the coding sequence ATGAACGGCCGTTCCCCCGTGACCCCGGTCCCGGACGCACGCCGTGCCGTCCACCCCATCGAGCAGGAGTCGTACCGCATCCTGCGCTCCCGCCTCGACACCTCGGCGCTGCCTCCCCTCACCCGTGCCGTGGTGGAGCGGGTCGTGCACTCCAGCGCCGACCTCGGCTACGCCGACGACCTCGTCACCGACGAGGAGCAACTGCGCGCCGCACACGCCGCGTTGCACCGTCCCGCAGCGCCCGCGCCCGTGGTGGCGGACGTCGAGATGGTCGCCTCCGGCATCACGCGCCGCGAGGCCGTGTGCCGGCTCGGGGACGCCAAGTCCTCGGCGGAGCTGACACGTTCGGCACATGCGGTGCGTCTCGCCTACGAGGAGGTAGGCCCCGGTGCGGTGTGGGTGGTCGGATGCGCGCCCACCGCGCTCTTCGAACTCATCGGCCTGGGCGTGTCACCCGCGCTCGTCATCGGCATGCCCGTCGGCTTCGTGGGCGCGGCGGAGAGCAAGGCCGCGCTGCGCGCGAGCGGCCTCCCGGCCGTCAGCAACATCTCGGAGAAGGGCGGCTCGGCGGTCGCCGCCGCAGCGCTCAACGCCCTTCTCTACGCCGGGAGTACGCCCGGCGTAGAGGGGCGGGCCGGCGAAGACCCCGCCCCGTACGACCAGTTCAGCAAGGAGAAGCTGTGA
- a CDS encoding sirohydrochlorin chelatase, whose translation MKTPPALLLVGHGTRDDEGAAAFRSFVGDLGKRNPEMPVGGGFIELSPPPLADSVAELVDRGVKRFAAVPLMLVSAGHAKGDIPAALARERERHPGLSYTYGRPLGPHPSLLSVLERRVEEALDGEAATGGAAPRTPGDRADTTVLLVGRGSTDPDANSEVHKAARLLWEGRGYAGVEVAFVSLAAPDVASGLDRCRKLGARKVVVLPYFLFTGVLPERVRMQAEGWSAANPDVEVVNADVIGPTDELAELVVERYREAVEGDVRMNCDSCVYRVTLPGFEDKVGQPQQPHFHPDDDGHSHGHGDGHGHGHGHGHGHGHGHGHGHGHGH comes from the coding sequence GTGAAGACCCCTCCCGCCCTGCTCCTCGTCGGCCACGGCACCCGTGACGACGAAGGCGCAGCCGCCTTCCGCTCTTTCGTGGGCGACCTCGGCAAACGCAACCCGGAGATGCCCGTGGGCGGCGGCTTCATCGAACTGTCGCCGCCGCCGCTCGCCGACTCGGTGGCCGAGCTGGTCGACCGCGGAGTGAAGCGCTTCGCGGCCGTGCCGCTGATGCTGGTCTCCGCCGGGCACGCCAAGGGCGACATCCCCGCCGCCCTCGCCCGCGAGCGGGAACGCCACCCGGGGCTGTCGTACACCTACGGCCGCCCGCTCGGCCCGCACCCCTCGCTGCTTTCCGTACTGGAACGGCGCGTCGAGGAAGCGCTCGACGGCGAGGCCGCCACCGGCGGGGCGGCGCCGCGCACCCCGGGCGACCGTGCGGACACGACGGTGCTGCTCGTCGGGCGCGGCTCCACCGACCCCGACGCCAACTCAGAGGTGCACAAGGCCGCTCGGCTGCTGTGGGAGGGACGCGGATACGCGGGCGTCGAGGTCGCGTTCGTCTCCCTCGCGGCACCGGACGTCGCCTCCGGCCTGGACAGGTGCCGGAAGCTGGGCGCACGGAAGGTCGTGGTCCTGCCGTACTTCCTCTTCACCGGCGTGCTGCCGGAGCGTGTACGGATGCAGGCCGAGGGATGGTCGGCCGCCAACCCGGACGTCGAGGTCGTCAATGCCGATGTCATCGGCCCCACCGACGAGTTGGCCGAGCTGGTGGTGGAGCGCTACCGGGAGGCGGTCGAGGGCGATGTGCGGATGAACTGCGACTCCTGCGTCTACCGCGTCACACTGCCCGGCTTCGAGGACAAGGTCGGACAGCCGCAGCAGCCGCACTTCCACCCCGACGACGACGGCCACTCGCACGGGCACGGCGACGGACACGGTCATGGACACGGGCACGGTCATGGGCACGGTCATGGGCACGGGCACGGTCATGGGCACGGTCACTGA